In the Salvia miltiorrhiza cultivar Shanhuang (shh) chromosome 8, IMPLAD_Smil_shh, whole genome shotgun sequence genome, CCTCCTTCAGCATAGCCCGTATCCAGCCGCCGCCGTCCGGGTTTCAAACGACGGCTCCAGATCTCGGCTTCTTCCCTAGTATGCATCTTAAATTCTAGCGTCCTCCATATAATTATTTGTCTGCTTGTTAATGTGGATGTTTCTTGTCAGTGTGTTTTGTTGGCATTATTTTGGCAGATTTGTGATTAAACCCTTAGGCCAGGGCACGACTCGGTATTAAACCCCACccatgtcacgaccggccttaattaaggataattaatccgggaaaaccatgactggggaagggaaattaagaagcgggattagaaaggggtgcataaaagaatactcaaagagcttgaatacgcgttaaatattccttaaaaaggaaaaaggcatcgttaggggcttggctaaaacattatcaaagtttgcaacggaaggcgtaactgaaataatcagtgtttacagcggaatgcataactgagatacatgtatgaagacatgtatcctttctgagcctactttaagttcgacaaaaactctactcagcaacaacacttcatcgcccatcacagctcaacctgcacaaacataaacatcgaagggctaagtacaagagtacttagtgggcagttgccaagcatataacataacatcattaacaatttcacaatatcgcataagaggcatgagtttctttcatatcctttgctcattaaacatttccaaattcataaatagcacatcaatcttcattaacaaacaccgtgtcgtggagaaggccttccccaacgaacacgggcatcgctccgtgaagggggcctccttcagcggtcacggcatcgtactattgagggaggcctcccccaatagacgctgtaacactggcatactggcatactggcatcgcgccgcgagagaggcctctctcagcggacacgggcatcgcgccgtgaggaaggccctcctcaacggacacggcatcgtactgttgagggaggcctcccccaacagacgcaagcatcaaacataagcataaacttatcagcgtaaagcattcaagcgtaaataggtgtaatcaagcgtaaattacatagggcgtaaatagtataaacagcatagcgtaaatcatttaacgtgcagcataataaagcttaactcagttaaacgtaataaagcataccatacttgaagatccaatttgcattttaaagcataacatttgCATAACAtcttatttacgcgtaagaaattgcccacctgatagcaaagttttgctaaagtactgtgacttcttgaatagttcttactctcgctcttgaccttaatcatgagaatgtaaaataagacattgcctcgaggaaaattctcaattaatgagaaagcgtaatttaactatgcatgaatctcgtatgcatgaactattattctgagataatcgggaattctactattaatccttgttaatagatttaattaattctcatataacgcggtcgaataaagcTGTGATTCTTTCTTCCttatcggaatattctagtcgtgaaataaatcTCGCCTTTGTACTCGTtcgaaataaaagaattaactaggcttGTCTCAAGATGTGAGCTCGTGGAGACtgtcgggcttttcgatagaaacataattactaaacctcaaataattaataggctcaaaagagagtagccaattaattaaataaaccagtggccttaatgaaataaacagtaatggcttgctttaaagtctgaagtccaaaaacaatattaaataaactgggcggctcatttactgaatacgaatcggctcacccactgataaataattgggctccatcaaaaattgatactgctaggcttagctcaaaggagtaacttcagctcaagctttaaaagaattaaagcccaacttaaaaagtcttcgacccaaaacaattaaaataggggtccaaataataattaatgtggactgaaaagaattaatcttagcccagaaaggcaatttaatcggccaaaatgatgaattaaactggcccaacgaaatataaatgggactagaataatagcccatcataaaatatgcatcagcccaactccttaaataaatcaagcccaatagaattaatgaAAAGGgccaattaaaattaaagactggcccagttcgaatttaatgaaagcccaatcaattaaattggaagctcaattcctttagaataaaacaaacccaagctcaaataattcggcccaaataatatagataaaggcccaattcgaatttagatGTGAAGCCCAAGCCATTAAAATTCAAGCCCGAAAATTAAAAGGGaaaagcccaaacaattaaaatatatcGGCCCAACTGATagcccaatctctctctcttttctaattctcggtctctctctctttctcaagaTTCAatctcgcctttctctctctggAAGAGCCGCTCAagacatctctctctctctcgcccgcTCTACACGAGCTCCGCCGCCGCGTCTGCACTTCTTCCGGCCATTCAACCGGCATCTGCTTTGGTCGGCTTCGACTGCCGACTCGTGAAACCCCGGCCGCGTTCTCTCTCTGCTCCTTCGTCCATCCGCAGAACCCAATCGAGCCCTAGAATCTGGAATGTCGCCGCTGCCGAGCAGCCGCTGCTCGGGCTCGGTACCGGTCGAACAGAGCGGTTGCGTCTCGTTCGTGGCTGCGTCGGGCtgttctccctctctccccgctctctctctcatcgtGTTCGCCTCACACTCCAGGAACCCGCCGCCTTCCTCCGCGGCTTCTGAAATCCGGCGAGGTCGCGGCTCACCTCCTACACTCATCTGAATCTCTAAATTCTGGTGCAGACATACGCCGCCCTTAAAATCGGCGAGGTCAACGCCGTTCGTTTCCCCTTCTTTTAAAGCTGAATCTGCCGCTCCGGGTTCGCCGCCGTGCCTTTGCTTTGCCTCTACGATCTGCCTTGGTTCGATCTTGGCCGGGGTCGCCTCTGTCTCTCCCTCGAATCTCCTCCGGCGGAGCAACAGCAGCCGCCGGACTTGGCCCCCTCTGTTCCAGCCCCGCGTCCAGCCGCCGCTGCCGTCCAGCCGCCGGATCGTTGCTGCTATTTGGGGTTCCGATGAGGTTGGCGAGTTCGCCCTGTTCCGACCATCGTCGTCGTCATCGGGCAGTCAGCCCTTCCTCTCAAGATAAGTCTTTTTCTTACTCAATTATCTCGGTTCTTAACGTGAATTAGCCAAGAATAAAGTGTAATCTCTTCTTGCTTTgcataaactcaaattatgctcgTTTAAAACTACATACGAACTGCTACTTGTTCATGAAAGCGTAGTTGGTTGCTTAGTAAGTTCAAGATGCTATAAGGTCTTCTATGATTGAACTGATCATGCCCATGCTTTAATATGAATGTTTACTGGAAAGGATATTTGAGATTGTGAATTACCTTGCGAATGTTTTGGgcttggttggctgctgtgaTGTTGAGTTAAAAGAACTGGAATGACTGAACTGAAAGATCAAACTTGTTTCTTTCAATAACTGTAAGTTGTAATtggaaggagatgatgaatcaatactaatttttttaccTTAATGTTTCTGGCAGAGAGTGAATGAGTGATTTCTCTCACTTTTCGGTTGTAGTGCATTGAATGAATTGAAACTTGAAAACATTGGCAGGTTGAAATGGAGGCTCCCCTGCTCTTTGGGAGATTCTTGGTGAAAAGTGATAGTGAGTCTTGCGTTGCTTGGCTGAAGTTGAGACTAAGATAAGGAAGAGTTGTTGCTGCACTAGTATGGTGGGGGAGTTGGTGGTTGTGGAGTTGGTGGGGAGAAAAAGATGGTGGAAAGCATGACTTTAGCAAAGTTAAAGAAAAGGAGCTGATTTTGTAAAACTatgcatattttattttgattttgtgtCAATACTTTAGTGAGTGGGATTAAGTGGCCACGTAGAGTCCACAATCTTTGTGGTATActagacgattttccccaagctgggaactagactgtaatctgtgaactgtaaataaatactggcttcgattttaaatcatcgcatttctgtatctgcttgatatcttttttcttacctgctaacttgataaactgtaatataacttaaattaaatccgtagatttaatctgcgttgcagtcggaataattcctcgacttctagtagcactaataaaatataactgcttctgtttttcgattaataaataacatgactttgctaagtcagttataacttggaaataataattattgaatggctcaataatgctcgtcgcgtttttctcatacgttataaaagtataaagctaaaataataactccgtttctgataaaaaaaatcaggaccataaactggattcatttataaaaatttcatttactagttttaatcataattaaaagagcgggctactacaaccCACCTCTCATTCTCTGCTCAGCGCGCGACGACTTCAAAACCTAAATCCACATTTCCGTTCAATCCACTATGGATCCGCAGCCCGAACCCGTAAATTACATCTGCGGAGGTGATCCTATTACTCGAATAGGGGCTCTCGTTTGTTTCAATTCCATGcgtttaatttttgttttattcgCTTCCTTTGATTTGTTTGAATGACAAAATTGAACTATGGGCTTTGCAGATTGTGGGCAGGAGAACACGCTGAAGCCAGGGGATGTGATCCAGTGCCGTGAATGTGGTTATCGCATCCTCTACAAGAAACGCACCCGCAGAAGTATTACTATTTCCCTTTTTCTTATTCTGCCTTATTGTTGCCTGTTTTTCGTTTCTCTTATCGTTTCGATTTCACATCTTAAATCATGGTACATACAATAATTCTGTAATTTGTGGTATAAGTTCTATAATTTGGGGTTGGACGACTGAGTGTTTGAACTGAAATAGGTATTAATTTATGGGGTAGTAATTTATCTTTCTGTGGCAATGTGACTACTTTATTACTCCAAATTAATAGTATGAATTAATAGCCTTGGGACGACGAGAATCTGTTAACTAAAATTCGTATCAAGAgtaatattttatctttatgCCACAAATCGGGATACTAATTTATTGAGTATCAATGTATAACAGttctattataattttaaatatagtcAAAATCACTATCTTGATCATTGTAGAACGTTCTATACTATAAGTTTCATGTATTTACAAAGTTGGGACGTTACGGAATCTTTTAACGGAAAGAGATAGCATTTTATCTTTAGGCACCAAGATGTGACTATGAGAATTTCAGTGATTATTGATATATTGAGAATTAATATTTAATGGCTCTACTGTAAGAATCCTGCCTTCGCCGAGCTACACAATATTTATTTATGCAAGTGTATTAACTATTAAATGCTTTGAGGATGAACATTGTTGCTACTTGCTAGCTTGGTTTAACAAGAAGTCCCCAGTTTGTAAACTGAGTATGAACATTCTTCCTTGCTGGGTTTGACATGAAGTTTCTCATTTATGCTCTTTGAGTATGATAGGATTCACTAATTTGTGGCTTGGTTTGTTGTATGTAAGCTGAAGGGAAGTTAAAAATTGGGATAagttgtcacaccccaattcttgaaacaataactataactggggcacgactaatcatctaaataaacaagggaaaatccttgtgaaatccgaataaaagggataacaatcgggcttagcccctttggatgaagaaagacaagtATTCAAGTtatacgaatcaatcaacaaacataataacttcaggatcacaagtttagtgtcatgcttcagataaccaacattcactgatcgaaatacttgagagtcaatagtctaggctcaacaaaagatattgtttagaatcacaacataataggtgttaagttaaggaacaaaagacagatactggctagtttTGCAGCGGAAATCAAAATAAGGAgctgaactctagcctcagctctgccccgtcatcacctgccgctaacctgaaaaacatttgaaagtatttttgggctaagtactaatgtacttagtgggctgcaactttaaaacatttcataatctgaagaacagtttatccaatcttactgacatgacatagaaggtttttaaagagaaataacttctatgcatgttaaaacatttcatatatatatacttaattattttgcgcgcATTTGtacactccattctgttactcgctgtgatcccggaccttttagccaccgacggatctctgtctcccgctgacttgaactgagggcgtaacccagccaaatAAATAAACCTCGaaaattaatccagacaggcctatcatttctatgctccggaacacatcccgtcgagcacccttataacgcctctggttagtgcccgatggagatcaacccaccgagtcagctaacaagtgtacacaattctcaaacaacgtgttaggtcataagagaatctcaattgattaactgcacgagccttaaacatggtagagtgcacaaaaatattttattggataaacagtttatatttcacgaatatttaaatcattagctcaatc is a window encoding:
- the LOC130997890 gene encoding DNA-directed RNA polymerases II, IV and V subunit 12-like, with product MDPQPEPVNYICGDCGQENTLKPGDVIQCRECGYRILYKKRTRRSITISLFLILPYCCLFFVSLIVSISHLKSWYIQ